The nucleotide window TAGTTTCTATAGATTTTGTTGATAaccattaacattattaatgatTCTTTTATATTGTTGAGTAATATATTTGTCCCttagtttagttattttttctaTGTACCAAGACTTTCTCTCACCAAAGATTCTAAACAAGCAAATAGCCAGCTTAACTAGCaaacttttgattttattcttaaaatatgagCAAATTGTCTTACATTTTTCTGAAACATTCATTGGTTTTATATCATGTATTATTTAGGTTagaatgaaattgttttatatattttataagtatattttattataaatactggtTCCATTAATGCTTGACTACGTGGtacaactttgtttattttctctaaagagtattaattattttggtgAATCTTAAAACCATATGTATGCCACAGCAATaccattttttcttaaattattaaggaaataatatgtttacatacCTTCCGAATTTTCCAATATTTAGATAGATTTAGAATATCTTTAAATGTATGCCCTAAGTACCTTAGTGTTTATTCATGAAGtttgtttaagaaaaaacaAGATAAAAAGACATTAAGTTATTAAAGCAGaagcaaatatgtactaatcAAACAGTAAATATTGGAACcaatttacgtaaataataaataaacattggcacTATTGCTGTAGGGTGTGATGCTTTTTATATACaacttatatgtaatttaaatgtttaagggACATCACAAAGATTTCGTAATAGAAAACAACATTTTTcttgtactttttaaataatttctttatagcTTACCACTTACATTTAACCagcctataaataatatatgtacatatatatattcttcggttatttttagatttttccattattaaaatttaatttgaggtggaaataaataaggtattagtaaaatcaatgcattaagtaatttttttcatttaacagtgtaataaatatgatttgatttgttcAATAATCATTctgattatatcaaatatttgtaacatttctcttataaactatatttgtttGTACTACATTTCTTATACTTTTTTGGCAAATATATGCTGATAAGAAATGGAAGttttgttaattgtatttaatttttgtatataattgataCTAAATGTAGTTATGTACCTTtcacaataaaatgtatttttaatacacctttaaaaatgtttctttaattaattttattaattacattaatattaattggaaaaatatggaataattttaatcaaacttaCTTCAGAAGTTGTTTCAGAATAATATATCAgaagtgaaataattaaaactgtgAGGGATGCTAATGATTTcgattttctatataaaaacatcACTAGGATAACCAAGCATAAATAGGAAGCTATCCTCATTGagcaatttattaaaagatcCCTTTGAATTTTAACATCTAAACATTTACCAATCCATAACACATGATCGGGAGAGCAAGATGAGCAGCTGGATGGACCAGGACCTTCACATGATTTGCATGTCTTATCACACAATTTACAGGCAAATGTTCCTTCTTTGTTTATGCAATACTCATTACTCTTACATAAAGACAAATCCAAACATTCATTATTATCAACACATTTACCAGAGTTCATAGTCCAACCAGCAGCACATTTGACACAGGTTTCTACTCCATCACCCTGGCATCCATCACACGCTTTATGGCAAGGTTTGCAGGATTCGTTACTTGCATTGTAAAAATTATAGGAACATTCTTCACAATCAATGCCTGTAAATCCTCTTTTACAAATGCAATGACCATCACCTTTACGTGTCCCTTCACCATCACATTTTCCATTTCCCccacatattttgttattctttATATGCGGGCAAAGGGTACAGGATTCACTGTAATGATTCTTTGGACAACAGTATTGTAAATTTTCTATGCAAAGCCAagtatataaatctaaattattttgatattcatGAAACCACCAATTTTCCAGTAGTGATTCTGCTTCCTCTGAGAGAGAATAACAATCGTCttgatgattttttaattcagaACATAAGTTTTCTTGAATTTCAACTAATCGCATTTCGCTTCGCGCATAAGACTTTAATTTAGCTTCCTCCCAAGCGGCATCGCCACCTTCGTGTTTACCTCGAGAGGTTTCTTCAAGCCAGTGACTAAAAGAATCAGTTACTACTTTACAACGCTggcattcattaattttttttgaatgtAATTTTCCTTTAGTATCTAAAGTTGAATGTGTTATACCAAAAGTGATAGTAGACatgcatattaaaattaattttaaagttgtaaAGTAGGCCATTGAACAAAACATTTCTGTCAAGTGTTAAACAATAATAGttactatatatatgttaaatatgataattaaaaattaataattcgaaATAAATCTCATAAGAAATACTGATCAggaattgataataattattgaaaagttGTATGAGTACAACAGCTGTCAGTTAAGAATAGGAACTTTAGAATAATGTAGAGTGAGCGCTCAAACCTCAGAACCAAAATCCCAACTGACTGACATTGACAGTTATCCAACCTTACTTTCCTCTCTTTATTTAATACCAagataaacatttcatttaattcttatttatttattgaaaataaaataaacaacttatttacaatatagaatctcaatttataatctatttcgtAGTATTTTAGTAAGTGTAGAATTACAACCAATTTATACCTTTCATTACTGAAACCAGTATTATCTGACCTatgacttttaattatttttttgttattttattttttaatttcttgctAAAAACTATATacctatttgatataaaaaatgagtTCTGCGAGCacgaagtatatttatttgtcagctgtcatttattcaaatgtcatttttttatatatctagttatatatatgtagttcaATATTTGCTTTAGCAAATCATGAAAACAGTTAAATTATTCACTAAATCAAAATagtcaaaaagtttttaatttgttgttaattCGTGATTGAAATTTTTGGTAAAACATAATGCAGCTTTAAAAACCTTCAAATATATAGGATGGGTAATGTTTGAATAACCTATGAATCAAACTTCCATGCTTTACATATTACGTTGAAGAAGTAGAAATAACCATGGCAGAAAATATAAGGTAAACCTTTAGGTGTATAAATGAAATTAGGTATacaaaaatacgttttaaaatgttgaatatCGATGGTCTAGTAGATAAACACGCTAAATGCAGATTTTTGATGGTTCAGGAGAGCAGTTTTTGTGAATGTCATTTTAAACTTCAGAAACTCGACATTTTGAATGGGGTATGTGTACGCATTGCATTAGCTTTTACACGctaatttaaatgaagatgacct belongs to Vanessa tameamea isolate UH-Manoa-2023 chromosome 13, ilVanTame1 primary haplotype, whole genome shotgun sequence and includes:
- the LOC113403308 gene encoding cysteine-rich with EGF-like domain protein 2; amino-acid sequence: MFCSMAYFTTLKLILICMSTITFGITHSTLDTKGKLHSKKINECQRCKVVTDSFSHWLEETSRGKHEGGDAAWEEAKLKSYARSEMRLVEIQENLCSELKNHQDDCYSLSEEAESLLENWWFHEYQNNLDLYTWLCIENLQYCCPKNHYSESCTLCPHIKNNKICGGNGKCDGEGTRKGDGHCICKRGFTGIDCEECSYNFYNASNESCKPCHKACDGCQGDGVETCVKCAAGWTMNSGKCVDNNECLDLSLCKSNEYCINKEGTFACKLCDKTCKSCEGPGPSSCSSCSPDHVLWIGKCLDVKIQRDLLINCSMRIASYLCLVILVMFLYRKSKSLASLTVLIISLLIYYSETTSEVSLIKIIPYFSN